The window CTAACTCCAGATCGGTGTTTAATTTTTCCATCTGTTGATTACGTTCGAAATTTAGTAACAAAATATAGTCAAAGAACTGGAAACATTGCAACCCCGGTTGTAATCGATTGTTCTCATATTTATGGAGCAGATTTTACTGCAGCTATGGTAATTGAAACTTTAATAAAGGATTTCGCATCGAGGGGCCAACCACTCTTCTTCTACAATCTAAAACCTTCAGTTTATGCCGTGTTTGAAGCTGTCGCATCAACTGATTTCGTTGTATATTATACTCAGGAGGCGTTAGATGATCTCCTTAAAGACAGAGGATACAtcaaacaaattaaataatgcACATTATTTACGTATATAGAATAACATAATGCAATCTGGATTACCATATTATTTTACATTGATTGTATAAATGGTAGTCTCTTTCATCTTATGAAAAATTGTTAAACATTTTTCACGATTATATCATTATAATTAAAATCTACAATTATAGATTTTACGCAAAAATAAAGTATAagacaaatatttttcattaacgTTCAATGAGACACGTCAAACGCATATCAtcgcattttatatttaaaaatgcattgtgattaatgtaattatttatattatatgtattatagcACAAACAtgtttttaataaatcatttttatgatgtactatatgaaaaggaaattatattttaattgctCGCTAGTCACTGTCGttattcataaaaaataaatgatataAATGCATTTTATACCGACACTTTTATGCATTATACGTTACTATAACAAAATTAAAActttaaacaaatttctatatttGATGGGAAATAATTTTTGTCATGGTGAGATTCTTTTGGGGAACGCATCCTTTAAGACTGAACTTGGTAATACACAAGAACACAAGTAGATTACggtataaagaaaataaattataataagtataataacagaaaaaGCATTAAGAGAAACattaattaaatgaattaatgCATACATTATgtcatattaaaattattttataaaagtgtatagatatatttatattgtaccATTTTAAGTTATACAAAGAAACATCAATTCTTTtgaaatttctttcaatttctgTGCCTCAAAGTAAGTGTGTCTTAATTAGATTTATATGTAATAGCACTATGGATGGATAGATATTAGGAGAGAAATGTAAAGAAGAACAAAcatactttaaatattttattattaaatcaaGTAAGAATatgtttttattcattttcttgAGAACGTAATCTTGCACTGCCATTAGTTACCCTTATTGAAAGTTGCTGAGCACGTTCAACAATGGATTTACGTTTCTTACTACTTACTCCATGAGCGATCTCAGCACAGAATTTTCTGTTTTGCATCATTAAAACTTCTAATTCCTACAAACAAtccaaaaaataaatattattacaattattatatagaatcacttcagtataaaaatttattaaataagtcgaaatataaataaaagttacatttttcttttttttttgatgtataagaatgtacaattttttatctataataattgttgacttatgaatgaaaaataattctttttaccTTAACATTGTGTACCAGAACTTTTCTGAAACCAGTTGGTAACATGTGTCGAGTTTTCTTGTTGCTACCATAACCAATGTTGGGCATCAAATATTGTCCCTTAAAGCGCCTACGAACTCTGTTGTCAATACCTTTGGGTTTACGCCAGTTTctctgaagaattattttgttaatatttttaaatcagTTATTGACATTGATAATTGATAATtgaataagcaaaataaaaaacaaaccTTCAATTTACTATAACGATCACTCTGATGACGAATGAACTTCTTCGTCCTCTTCTTCACAATTTTAGGCCTGTATACCGGTCGAATAGCCATATTTGTGCACTAAgaacataaataaaatgtaaattaattgataTACGGTTATAGGAGTAAATTAATAACAACACATTTTGTCACATATTTTTAAATCGTATAATTGTGacagtaaattattttttaaaaatatgatgTATTTAATCAAtctttatttattcatattaaactaatatgtgtatattttatgttacacgaacgatttttaataaattttcggatTTTCTGTGGGATTACGTACCGTCTCTTACTACACGCCAAACAAAAGAGGTTATATTGAACTTGGATCACGGTCGTCTAATGAAATATTGCGTCTAGTGATACCTTATTTAGTGACACACAAAAAGAAACTATAAACACTTGCTGTTCAAGTAAAGTTAATCAGACATTCTCTTCAATTTACATCATAGAGATAGTTATCtaacaaaataattataacttttgttttatttttcatacaattcaattgtttttaattttatttaattttcaatttacaaAAGGCGAGTGAAGCGCCTTAACGCTTCATAGAAACAATCTAACTCCAAATTCCCCAAATGGGCATCAAAATCAGGTGTATGTGACAGCATAGGCTATGTATGTAACGCTACGAAAAATTACCAGATACAGTCTGCTATATCTTTCTGTCAAAGCGTTCTTTGATGAATTCGTATAATGATCAAGGAGAGTAAATGAATATGTAAATGTGACGTAAAATGTCTTTACCGGGGCTTTTCATTTGAGATATTTGAAATGATGTAACATATGCAGGTAAAATGCACCAATGTGTTAATATTTCAATACGATTTGATGTTACTAGTGTGTGCAAAATTTGAAGTATTAATAATTATCTCCTTTAAAGGTACCGTATCACAAAAACGAACTATAACTTATTTACTGTTCCGTTATATGTGATTAACggaaattgtaataaatttttttaGTTAGTTTTTCATAACGATTTTGAATAATATAAGTACCGAACTTTAAATACTGGATACGTTACATGCTTTGTGACAATTGTAGTGTACATTGGTatgtacatatttcaatatttttgtcTGTATCGGactaaacaaattttttttaatatcgcTATGATCTGTGAATTCCTGATAAAAGtattagaataaaattattacaatGAAAATTAGTGTACTGTTCACAAAGAATTGTGTCAAATATATAGTCCCAATTTTATTCAATATACTACCTTCAATATTGCACCAATGCttttattatatgataaaattattcatataatttaattattatttattttattaatatttttatttcatttttatttacagcaatataaagaaatataattgatTGGTACTATGTTTTAAAAAATGCCATCTGAGattaatgttaaaaatataGGTTCTGAAGAAGATAATGGAGAAAATGAACCTGAAGAACAATCTGTTACGTTATTAACAGTTGGCGTGACAAGTGAAGAATCTTCAGCTACGGTAAATCATGTGGAAACCAATTCCATAAGAAATAGTAGTAAAAAAGTGATTAAGTCTGATGTTAGAAGTGATTTTATAGAACAGGATAAGAATCCTTCTTTGTCACCAGATGTAAACTGTATGTCAAATGAAAATGATTTACAGCAACAAAAAGCATCTTCTAATGAAGaagtaattgataaaacaaGTAATATTCAGGTATCAAATGCCCTTGAAGAATTAAGTGCATGTTCTGAATCAAAATGTAATAAAGGAAATGTAATTTCCAAGAGTGCTGGTGCAGCTGCATTAGCATCGGGTTGTGAAATTGATGATATTGCTAGTGTTTCAAGTAGATTGGATGATGAAATTGCGCAAAGCTCGAGACAAAAACATTTATCGTTGTCTCATAAAAACTTAACAAGAAAGAAGTATTTCTTGGCAAGTATAGATAGTAGTCCTGGAAAGGTAAACAGTTTTGTAGAACAGCTGCCTTTATCTTCTAGAAACATGATCAgaaagaaacaattttttaGCAAAGATTTGCAATCTAGTAGCACAGAATCACAATATGAACAGAGTATAGGGGACAAACATAACAATAATGATGACAATGTTTTACAACAATTTAGTTCTCAATTTAGTACTCACAACAGAGATTCTATGAAAGATGCTTGTAGCTTACCATTACAGGGTATAGCTTCATGCAGTTCTAATGAACCATTACAATTTCTGAGCACTTCAATAAGTGAAACACATAGCAATGATATTGTTAATACATATAAATCATTAAGTATaacagaaaataataataagagtATAAGTGAAAATTTAAGCAGATTAAATGAAGCTGGTAGTTCACACACATCTAAAAGTGTGCCAAAATCACAAAACACGTTAACAGATTTAGTACATTGTAATGATATTACAAAAAAACCATTTAAACTGccaattttagaaaatttatctGAAACTGCCAGCGCTCAGCAGCATGAGCTGGAAGAAAATGCTGTGGCATTATTGGAACCATCATCAACTAAAGAAGCCCAAGGCATTGAAATAGAACCTCGTTCTTCAAACAGTAGTGATGCAAGTAATTCTGATACAGAATCACAACAAGCAGTTCTAGGTCATAGTGGGACCAAAAAGGTGCAGTTACTTTAACTgtattaaaatttgataaatatttattattattacactcAAGTAATTCAGCATTCTAttgttatttttaatgtttaatCTTATGTACTAaatgtttcatatttttcctcAAATCAAACAAGTTTCAATATTTGATATATGCAAATATGTATATTTCCTTTACACTTTTATATATGCACATGCAAtttgattttcatttttaaattgttAATAGATTAATATTACACTCcttcaaatttataaattaaattttagtaTAAAACATGTTGAAAGTAGAATTGTTTTAAAATcacaatttataaaatatattttacttcaGAAACCATGTGATACAAATGGTATTGTGACAAAAGAAGGCGTGGAATATTATCAATTGTGGCGAAGTACAGAAGGCTTTTCATTTCCTGAAGGTTTATATGAAACATTGTATCCAAATCCTCCACCACTACCACCACGGGTAACGCACAAACTTTTACATAGAAGTAATGCTTTACCAACTGGCCCACCAGAATTACCCAAAAGACATCCTCAAAAATATTCTGCACCCTTGCACCCTGAAGATTGTTTTGGATTTGAAATTGTAGATGTTGATGAAGCTTCTAATTCAAAGgtaatttaatgaaatatatgcaCTGCAGTTAATTGGTAAGCATATAATGTAATTTTAGCTTGTATTTAACGTTTTTTTGTGAATATTGATGTCTCATATAaagtttttacaattttttatatttatatgattctcgtatttacattattataatCAATCCCCTTAATATTTTAGTCGCGGAGAGCTGTTACAAAAAGTATAGCGCTGTTAAGTTCACCAAGGCCCCCTAGACCATTAGAAAGACCAATATCTGGTTTAACAAATCCATTAGAGTGTCCACCAACACCTACACATCGTCCAAAGCCATTGCGTCCGTTACCGATGTGTCAAACATCTAATGTACCATTACCATCTGAGGAACCTTTGCCACCATGTAAGATAAATTTAACATAACTTTAATAATGTTATAGTGTAATTAAACaagaaaattttattgaatatattattatcGCAGCATGGGAAGCAAGAATCGATAGTCATGGTCGGGTGTTCTACATAGATCATATTAATCGAACGACAACTTGGCAAAGGCCCAATTTAACAACACGGAACACTGGCTGTGATCTTCGGAGGCAGCAATTAGACAGACGTTATCAGAGCGTTCGTCGAACTATTTCTCGACCCGACAATATTGATCGCGAGCCGTCTAGTTCTCAACAtgcaaatgaaaataattttgagaATATGGAACGACCGAATGAACGAGTCGAAAGAATTGAAAACGAACCATTCGATATTAATACGAGTCCTCCAGTATTATTTTTAACGAGACCCGATTTTTTCACAGTATTACATAGTCATGCAGAAGCAGTGGAATTGTATAATCGTAATCCCAGTTTGAAACACATGATTAGCAAAGTCAGAAGAGATACAGCAGTTTTTCCGAGATACGAACATAATAGAGATTTGGTTGcattaataaatttcttttccGATCCAGCTAAAGAACTTCCAAGAGGCTATGAATCAAAACTTGATAGAACAGGCAAAGTAAATATGCCACGATTTAAATTATTTCCGTTATTTGAGAAATCTTTCTGATAGTCAATTGTTAATATTTTcagaaatttttcatttgtcaTGCAAGAAAAGCAACATCTTTCATTGATCCAAGATTACCTACTGAACCGACTCACACACGAACATTATTGGATGAAGCACCTGTACCTCCACCTAGACCACAACAGTCAGCTATTACAACTACACCCGATATACCTGTAGCTTATAACGACAAAGTTGTTGCCTTTTTGCGCCAACCAAATATAATGGATATCTTAAAAGAAAGACATTCAGCATTAGGACAAAATATTGCGCTTCGAGAGAAAGTAAATACGATACGAATTGAAGGGACGACTGCTTTACAACGATTGGGACATGACGTACCTCTAGCATTATTATTAAGGtacaaaataatgtaatttCTGAAGGCGGTAAAGgatgaaataatattaaaatattgaatttattgTTGCAGTTTATTTGAACAAGAAATTATGTCATATGTACCTGGAAACGTAGGCAGATCTCCATTAGGTAGTCCGCATGCTTCGCCTGGCTTAACAAGAGCTTCTGCTAGAGCTCCAGCTCCATATAGAAGAGATTTTGAAGCTAAACTTAGAACATTTTATAGGAAGCTAGAAAGTAAAGGATATGGACAAGGTCCAGGAAAATTAAAGTAAGTATATcccaatataaaaaatgtataaatatatttattatattatatactttttatatattttatttagatTACATATTAGAAGAGAACATTTCCTGGAAGATGCTTTCACTCGTATTATGGCTGCTTCAAAAAAAGACTTGCAGAAAAGCAAGTTAGTTATAATGTTTGATGAGGAAGAAGGTGTAGATTATGGTGGCCCATCtcgtgaatttttctttcatctgTCGCGCGAACTTTTTAATCCTTATTACGGTTTATTTGAATATTCTGCTAACGACACTTATACCGTACAAGTGTCGCCAATGTCAGCTTTTGTAGATAATTACCATGATTGGTTCAGGTTTTCAGGCAGAGTATTGGGTTTAGCTTTAGTTCACCAATATCTGCTTGATGCCTTTTTTACAAGACCATTTTATAAAGCTCTTCTGAGAATACCAGCGAGTCTAAGTGATTTAGAGAGTTTAGATCAAgaattccatcaaagtttaatgtGGATTAAAGAAAGAGATATAAGTATTGAACCATTGGAATTAACTTTTTCGGTCACGGAAGAACTTCTGGGCCGAGTAGCTGAACGTGAACTAAAACCAGGAGGAAGAAACATTGCAGTTacggagaaaaataaaaaggaataccTTGACAGAGTTGTACGTTGGAGACTTGAGCGCGGCATTGCCGAACAAACGGAATCCCTAGTTCGTGGATTTTATGAAGTCGTAGATCCACGATTAGTATCAGTTTTTGATGCACGAGAGTTAGAATTAGTAATAGCTGGAGCGGCAGAAATTGATCTTAACGATTGGAGAACGCATACAGAATACAGAAGTGGTTATCACGATGCACATCCAGTAGTAGAATGGTTTTGGAGCAGTATAAGCCGATTTACTAATGAACAACGATTGAGACTGCTACAATTCGTTACTGGTACATCAAGCATTCCATATGAAGGATTTGCAGCTTTACGTGGATCTACAGGACCACGGAAATTTTGCATTGAAAAATGGGGAAGGCCAAATAGTTTACCCAGGTATAAAAGTTGTCTTAAAAGTAATATAATGAACAAAACAATTaaaattcttataatatttatggTATGAATGTTTCTCAAATTTGTTAATAgtatcattttatttattcaataatGCTATTCTTCAAAATAGATAACTTTTTAGGGCTCATACATGCTTTAATCGCTTGGATCTTCCACCGTATCCTACGCCTGAAATTTTATACGAAAAGCTTTTATTGGCTGTAGAAGAAACAAATACTTTTGGAATAGAGTAAGAGAATTTGCTATGATTACAGCAAATGCGTAACGATATAAGAAAAACATCAAGGTTCGTGTTATTTGAATAAAGCATCATTGCAGATTTAAAGATAGATTAGTAAGATTGGTAATGTATTCTACTATCCAAAAATTCATGATCGGATTTTTAGATTACTACAATCAAAACTGTATCAAAATGTAAATATCTAACAAAAACAGTTGCgcatattttgaaaattttaaatattgtataCATATTGCTGTAATCTATTTATATTAAAACTAAATAACGATTCGCGTAGTACATTTCTTGTGTAAAAATTATAGATTTAATACATTAAGAAAAAATGTTTAGGTATgaatatatacaattatttcTGTTCAAACTTCTATAGTTCTAGAAATTGTTCGGAAAACATTGTAGATATATGTGGTATAGAAAAAACTGATTTTGAAATTGATACAAAAATAAGCGACTTATTTAGCATAATTTCTATAAAAGcttcttttctttatattttgtaaaaatactcttataaattttttataaaaattgagGAGCATTTAATATcgcattttacaaaaatatataatgcaGCTGTGTAGCTAATTTATTCTGTTGTCTACTTAGTTTGTAGGTATAATACTGATTTCTAGTctgtaattttaaatattcaattttacagctatttttctaatattttcagACATTCCATgtcaatttatttaatattttcataattaatttacGAAGTTCTACAATGAAGcaaaaaaaatgtttataaaacaaaaattttttattgcatattTAGTGATATCTTCTCACATATAAACATTCTTCCAACgtgttttatataatttatcttcaaactaaataaaaatttcaagtaTTTGGTATTAATCAAGAATGTTTAAAATGTCCAGAAAAGCAGTTAATGAATAAACAATGAAAACATGAATAGTATATGAAGAATACACAGTCAATGAAAGTAATAAGAATAATCAATCATCATTCAGTTATTAATTTCACATTTAATATTAACATAgacgttttatagaattttatttaatatgtagGACATTGTTTATAATtcgtttatttaattctttaaaaCTAATTTTAGAAAAAACTATACTAAACAAACTTTATAATATTACTTGAAGAATTGGTGAGCATGTAGATGGTCCTATACTTCAAGATTTAGTCTACCTCTTGAACTTTAATCTCGCTTTTGCGGCATTAATGTAAAAAATTTTTATCTGTTAATCATTTAATCGTTCCTCatcttaaaagaaaaaaaaaacatgtataatatacaaaacATATACGGGTTTCTGTAATGTGCAAGAGATAATACAACacaactttatttatatttctcctggcgcaaaattatattacagagtaaatttaatgaaattatttattatctagTAGAATTCAAAATGAAGTAttaaatatctataaaaatcGGCAAAAAAATGACAACTAAaagtaacgatataaaatatgaaaaacatTTTTATATGTTATTTACTCTTAAAATTTCGTTTAAGTGATTGTTTGGTTTTGTGTGATGTTAGTAGTAACAACGtcgataaataacaataataacattaatgtagtaataatagaaacaatatttattaaatagaaATACTAATATTATGTGATTGTTGAAGATAAGTTGCACCTTATATTATCTGTAAACTAGTCATATAGCATGGCAAATTATAGACTATTTAGACATACTGTACAAGTTACAGGCATTGTAATATTAGATAACACATAACATTTATAATGAACCATGACTGTGTGAGAGCATTCTTTACTTTATtgttaaagaaaataaaatgtgcCTCTTTTGTTATGTTACATTAAACATTGTTCTTCCTTTCTTATAATATCCAATCTACTTTCATATAAAGAAAATGATAATAAGCAAACTTTTCTAATTTATAGAATAATTACAGTCTTACGAAAAATTAGGTATTCAGAGGAAGTGAAAATTTTAAACTTAACGGATGGTATCTTCTAAAAAATCTAATTTAGTCGTGACATGtcatacaattttctaaaaatatatccCGAAAGTATGTACAATTACATTCTTACGTTCCGAGATCTAAAGTTAAAGATTATCCATCAGATTAaatgtgaaatatttttaattaaaaaaaatttgcgGTGCTTgacaattttatttcttaaataaCGCAAAATCGAGTTGGTGATTCATAGTCCTAACAAAGAAAATTTGTCCATAAAgttttcaatagtttcacacgtATGTTCATTATTATGTAATGGTTATACACAAGACAATACCAATGCATTTTTCCATGGTCGACTTATTATCAATTTgatgttttattttataaaataccaATATTCTTTGTTTCGCGAAAATATAAGATATTTGTCTTCGTAGAAAAATTCTATGAAGATAATGTTGCAGTCTATGCATAAACATAGTGCAAAATCTGTTTGAAATGTTTGAATCAATAAATGTCAGGTTATGAAGGTCACGACAGGATGTAAGAACAAAAATAATGAGGGTAAAGAAAGGCAGCACCGTAGTAAAGTGCAAAAAAAAATCAATTACGGATTAGAACCAaggtttttaaatatatttttagtacattttcatacaataaattttatatttcagatTATATACTTGTATACCAGTAtcaaaatgatatttattttcttttcttaaaatcaaaagagaaagaaattttgaaatttagtGATGATATGCTAATAAAAACTTCCAAAAAAtatatactttttaatttactttttacaattttttataatactAAATTTTTGTGTATTTTTTTGTTACGACAAATTCATAATTCACTGTGTGAATATTGATAGGTGATATACTTATATTTTCAGTTATTACAAATATGttaatgataaataaaaatttttgtgcGCTAGAGATATAatgtttattatacatatatatcattttaatataatactgtaatataataatattattttgtgaTTGTGTTTTAATAAACATTGATATCTAAATAGATGATGCAATATCATTATCAAAATATTCCATTATTTTTTTACAAGTTGTGTTTGTGAATCCTGATATTAGGAAGCATAAAACTTGAAATTGACCAATTTAATATACATTCGTAAATTGTAGAAATagcaaaatttaaattttatatatcgaGGACTATTAAATGCAATTGAAGTACGAATCACCTAgtagaaagataaaaaataaatttttaacgatattaaaaatgaaaatattaaatccaATTGTCCTTCcttcattaaaaataatttgatgGAAGCTATATAATATGATTATGATTATTCACACTATTTTATTAGGTAAACTAAGAAAtctgtttaaaaaatatagtcATATAACCTACAAAAGTATAATTACAAATTTAGATTCAAATTGAACGACTTAAAGCATTAGTCAACAAAAAAGCAATATTTGTAAactaaattaaatgaaaaatgtatTATGCAAAAAAAGaggttatataaaataattacagaCATTATGTCCAAATTTCGGATATACCAAATGATTtataaacgttataagtaaACTATAATTGATTTTCAAGGAGAAATATTAGCATCCTACAAAATGACCAAAAAAGTATTTGGCTAGAAAATGGAATAAGGATCCGACGCCCACGCAGGTTACAGCCCTGACAACGTATGTATGATATCCGCCGACAATGCTGTTTCGTGTGCGCAAACAGGCAAGTCGTACGGCGCGCGCGCA of the Bombus affinis isolate iyBomAffi1 chromosome 6, iyBomAffi1.2, whole genome shotgun sequence genome contains:
- the LOC126917902 gene encoding 60S ribosomal protein L32 translates to MAIRPVYRPKIVKKRTKKFIRHQSDRYSKLKRNWRKPKGIDNRVRRRFKGQYLMPNIGYGSNKKTRHMLPTGFRKVLVHNVKELEVLMMQNRKFCAEIAHGVSSKKRKSIVERAQQLSIRVTNGSARLRSQENE
- the LOC126917884 gene encoding E3 ubiquitin-protein ligase HECW2 isoform X1: MPSEINVKNIGSEEDNGENEPEEQSVTLLTVGVTSEESSATVNHVETNSIRNSSKKVIKSDVRSDFIEQDKNPSLSPDVNCMSNENDLQQQKASSNEEVIDKTSNIQVSNALEELSACSESKCNKGNVISKSAGAAALASGCEIDDIASVSSRLDDEIAQSSRQKHLSLSHKNLTRKKYFLASIDSSPGKVNSFVEQLPLSSRNMIRKKQFFSKDLQSSSTESQYEQSIGDKHNNNDDNVLQQFSSQFSTHNRDSMKDACSLPLQGIASCSSNEPLQFLSTSISETHSNDIVNTYKSLSITENNNKSISENLSRLNEAGSSHTSKSVPKSQNTLTDLVHCNDITKKPFKLPILENLSETASAQQHELEENAVALLEPSSTKEAQGIEIEPRSSNSSDASNSDTESQQAVLGHSGTKKKPCDTNGIVTKEGVEYYQLWRSTEGFSFPEGLYETLYPNPPPLPPRVTHKLLHRSNALPTGPPELPKRHPQKYSAPLHPEDCFGFEIVDVDEASNSKSRRAVTKSIALLSSPRPPRPLERPISGLTNPLECPPTPTHRPKPLRPLPMCQTSNVPLPSEEPLPPSWEARIDSHGRVFYIDHINRTTTWQRPNLTTRNTGCDLRRQQLDRRYQSVRRTISRPDNIDREPSSSQHANENNFENMERPNERVERIENEPFDINTSPPVLFLTRPDFFTVLHSHAEAVELYNRNPSLKHMISKVRRDTAVFPRYEHNRDLVALINFFSDPAKELPRGYESKLDRTGKKFFICHARKATSFIDPRLPTEPTHTRTLLDEAPVPPPRPQQSAITTTPDIPVAYNDKVVAFLRQPNIMDILKERHSALGQNIALREKVNTIRIEGTTALQRLGHDVPLALLLSLFEQEIMSYVPGNVGRSPLGSPHASPGLTRASARAPAPYRRDFEAKLRTFYRKLESKGYGQGPGKLKLHIRREHFLEDAFTRIMAASKKDLQKSKLVIMFDEEEGVDYGGPSREFFFHLSRELFNPYYGLFEYSANDTYTVQVSPMSAFVDNYHDWFRFSGRVLGLALVHQYLLDAFFTRPFYKALLRIPASLSDLESLDQEFHQSLMWIKERDISIEPLELTFSVTEELLGRVAERELKPGGRNIAVTEKNKKEYLDRVVRWRLERGIAEQTESLVRGFYEVVDPRLVSVFDARELELVIAGAAEIDLNDWRTHTEYRSGYHDAHPVVEWFWSSISRFTNEQRLRLLQFVTGTSSIPYEGFAALRGSTGPRKFCIEKWGRPNSLPRAHTCFNRLDLPPYPTPEILYEKLLLAVEETNTFGIE
- the LOC126917884 gene encoding E3 ubiquitin-protein ligase HECW2 isoform X2, with the protein product MPSEINVKNIGSEEDNGENEPEEQSVTLLTVGVTSEESSATVNHVETNSIRNSSKKVIKSDVRSDFIEQDKNPSLSPDVNCMSNENDLQQQKASSNEEVIDKTSNIQVSNALEELSACSESKCNKGNVISKSAGAAALASGCEIDDIASVSSRLDDEIAQSSRQKHLSLSHKNLTRKKYFLASIDSSPGKVNSFVEQLPLSSRNMIRKKQFFSKDLQSSSTESQYEQSIGDKHNNNDDNVLQQFSSQFSTHNRDSMKDACSLPLQGIASCSSNEPLQFLSTSISETHSNDIVNTYKSLSITENNNKSISENLSRLNEAGSSHTSKSVPKSQNTLTDLVHCNDITKKPFKLPILENLSETASAQQHELEENAVALLEPSSTKEAQGIEIEPRSSNSSDASNSDTESQQAVLGHSGTKKSRRAVTKSIALLSSPRPPRPLERPISGLTNPLECPPTPTHRPKPLRPLPMCQTSNVPLPSEEPLPPSWEARIDSHGRVFYIDHINRTTTWQRPNLTTRNTGCDLRRQQLDRRYQSVRRTISRPDNIDREPSSSQHANENNFENMERPNERVERIENEPFDINTSPPVLFLTRPDFFTVLHSHAEAVELYNRNPSLKHMISKVRRDTAVFPRYEHNRDLVALINFFSDPAKELPRGYESKLDRTGKKFFICHARKATSFIDPRLPTEPTHTRTLLDEAPVPPPRPQQSAITTTPDIPVAYNDKVVAFLRQPNIMDILKERHSALGQNIALREKVNTIRIEGTTALQRLGHDVPLALLLSLFEQEIMSYVPGNVGRSPLGSPHASPGLTRASARAPAPYRRDFEAKLRTFYRKLESKGYGQGPGKLKLHIRREHFLEDAFTRIMAASKKDLQKSKLVIMFDEEEGVDYGGPSREFFFHLSRELFNPYYGLFEYSANDTYTVQVSPMSAFVDNYHDWFRFSGRVLGLALVHQYLLDAFFTRPFYKALLRIPASLSDLESLDQEFHQSLMWIKERDISIEPLELTFSVTEELLGRVAERELKPGGRNIAVTEKNKKEYLDRVVRWRLERGIAEQTESLVRGFYEVVDPRLVSVFDARELELVIAGAAEIDLNDWRTHTEYRSGYHDAHPVVEWFWSSISRFTNEQRLRLLQFVTGTSSIPYEGFAALRGSTGPRKFCIEKWGRPNSLPRAHTCFNRLDLPPYPTPEILYEKLLLAVEETNTFGIE